The following is a genomic window from Elaeis guineensis isolate ETL-2024a chromosome 10, EG11, whole genome shotgun sequence.
GCCTCCGCTGCTCCCACCATAAATCCACCCTCACATTAATCCCCTTTCCCGTATAAAAATAGAGACCGGGAGACACAAGCAGCAGAGGTAGAGTCATGACTTATTCTGTACTTTGCTCGCTTTGGCAGAAGGGTTCAGAAAATAAAAAAACCCACCAACCCACACGCAAACCCATATTAACACAGTCCTCCCCATCATAAATGCACCCCAACGCAACAAACCAGCAGCCTTAAACCCTGCAGCACGCTCGCGCTCTCTCCAATAAAAGCTGGCAAACAAGCTTATTAAGCTCGAGCTTTTCCCAGTAAGAGGAGCGGAATGGAATTAGATGGGTTTTAAAAGACTGCTGGATGGGACAATCAAGACTGGGCTAGGTTATAGAACTAGGGAGCTGTGCTGAGTTTCGTCTCTCTTATTCCCTTGGTTTTGCTTTGCatctctctttctcctcctcctcctcttgttTGTCCGCCCATTTGGTTCAGATGTGGGATGGGTGACCACAACAGCAGCGGCGTCCACCTCAACAGAGACGTTGGCAGCAGCTGGTCATTTTCtgccccttctcccttctccactTCGTCGCCATCGTCGTCGTCGTCTTATTCTGGACAGCACCAACAGGGGCAGGGCTTCTCCTCCTTGCTCGTCCACATCCCTCCTCCGGCTTGCTCCTACTCCTCGATCGCTCGGACGACGGCGGTTCAGATGCCCTTTCCTCCCGCCGGCTCTGGATGCTCCCTCCTCCAGGGTGCCGGGAAGCCACTGGAGCAGGATCATGAAGCCCGTGATTGTGAGAGCGAGGTGGTTTTGCTGCATCTCTGAGCTGTTTGTACGACGCGCGTCGTTGCGATGATCGTTAATTGGTCGATTCTTGTGGCTTGTAGGAAGGTGTGGAGGTGGCCGAGGAGCCCGCGAAGCCGGTCCCACCTCGGGGTTCCGGCTCGAAGAGAAGCAGAGCTGCCGAGGTTCATAATTTGTCTGAGAAGGTGCTCCCGTATTGCTGCCATTTTTGCTTTATTATTACATTCCGGATGCTCTTTCCCATGTCATAGTTTCTGTTTCTTAGGAAGATCTCTTCTGTAACTTTTGGCTGTTTTGATTGTTTGGATACAGAGGAGGAGGAGCAGAATCAACGAGAAGATGAAAGCGCTACAGAATCTGATTCCCAATTCTAACAAGGTTTTAATTGTCAAAGctccattattattattattattattattttgaggaCAGTAGttggggattttttttttcatatatatatatattaaaaaaaattctctcatttAATACAGTATTTTTCAtttctataatttatttattctctCTCTGAAACAGACTGACAAGGCTTCCATGCTTGATGAGGCCATTGAATATCTTAAGCAGCTACAGCTCCAAGTACAGGTCGGTCAGAACCATtatatcctctttttttttcccgTGAAAACCTTCTCCCGCAGTACGGTTTTACTCTCATTTGTTTATTTTTTAGGACTTTTTTTTGGGTTAAATTATAAGTTAGGATTTTGGAGGCAAGTTAACATGTGCAATCGATTTGTATCAAGCTGCATACAAGCTCTACCCGGGTGCCCTAGCATATGGCAGTGGTCTGGTTGTTCCCGAATCTTAGGAATTAAGCCTCTTATTTTACTGGGCTTCGTTAAAATAGTGAAGTCTCAACGTAGGTTATTGTCTTgtctatatttattattttttttaaaaaaaaattagccatATTGTCATCATATTAAAACAAAAATTTGTGCTCTACAAACTTCAGCAGTGTTTCCATATTGCATTCTGAAATGAAATTCAAACAAGGAATTTCTGACCTTGAAATTTTTTAATGTTCGAAAACAAATCATGGTGAGCATGCAGAGGAACACTTCATCTCTACGTCAAGCAAAAAGGCATGATACATGGTTGGTAAAGTTCGGTTGTCTAAAATCCAAGTGTGCAGCTTGCTTCATGGAGGGTTGAATCGAATGTCTTGCAGGAGAAAGCAAGCATTTCAGTGACCAATGTTTTCCAATAATAACAACGTACACCATAAAGAGGGACACAGGCTTGGGATGAGAGTTGTAGAagatgatatgttgctagatggcAAATAGAAGAGGAATGAACCAAATGATTTCCTATCTCTCATGACAGAGCCCTCTCTGGACTTTAATTGCCTTGTCAAGGAACTCAGTGCCAATATTAGAGAGTTGACATCATCTTTAAAACACGTTGTGATACACTGCTCCATCGATCAGTAAAGCTTCTGAACTTGGCTTTGTGTTCTAAATCTGACCCCATTATGAGGGAAACAGCATTGATGATGACTACAGCAACAATGGGACTTGCTTTTTCCAAGACCAACCTTTAAAATTTTAGGTGGAGCTATCAATATGACCAGATATATAATGGAAAAAAAGAATTATGCTAGTCAATTGATAGAGAAAATTTTGCACTGATAGCTGAATCATAATTTCTGGAAGTTTCAGAGAATTCTTAAGAGGAAATGCCATAATTTCCTAATCCAAGTGATAATTTTGATGATTCTTCATTTGTTAGAAAGCTTATTCATTGTTGGGTTATATGATGATGGTCTTTCCTTACAGTTCTTTCATGTTTTGGTTTTGATAAAGCTTTTTTCAACTTATACAGTTTCTAGGAAAAACTGCTTGTTGGATATTCCTAGTGACTCTTTCTCGTCTCTTAGTTCAAGGCCTCATGGCCCTAGTGTTGCATCATGTTCAAAAGTTTGTAATAAGAGTGTAGAAATGGGTCAATGCAAAGTAAAGGCCTCTGAAGTTCGAGAAGGGATACTTGATATGATAAAATTAGGCCCCCACAGTTCAACATGTACAAGAGAGTGAACAAGGAGCTGATGCATAAGAAAAAAGCCTATTAATCATGTTGCAGAATGCAGAACGTGGATATAGTTGCACAGAATTGTTACTGCATCTCAAGTTATAAACCATTATTTTCTGTGCTAGCTAGATGAAACTCTGATATAGAGACAAGGGCCTGAACCAAGGAGTTCCATGTTAGTCATCAAGGAGCATCACGAGACAATTTTACAATGTGGAAGTCATGTTTAACATTTGAATAATTTATTGTGGCTGGCCTGGTCAAGTAGTAGGGGAAAGTCATATGATGAAGCTAGCATCGTAGTCATTTATGTTTATGTTCTAGCTTTTTGACGTTCAGTTAGCATCAGCTTAGTCACTTTTGTATGTGCTAGAGATATATCTGGGATGAGGATCTCATTTACACGCTATCTTATATGACGGCGTCGTTCTTCCATCATGGCAATATAAATTTTCTTTCGTTCAAAGATCTTATGCTCTTTTCATCTCAGTGTGAGTTTTAGTGATCCTAATACCCTGTCAAAAAAGGTGAACTCGTCTAAAAGAAACTCACCAAGGGTGAAAGCTGAGTACGTTGCACAAAGGATGCTGAGCTCTGATGCAAGGAAATGTCTGAAGTTCTGTACAAGATGGTTGTGCAAAACCTGGAAGCTTATGCTTCTCTCTTTGATGATAATGCTGGCTTGTAGCTTTTAACTTTAGCAAATACACGAAAGTTAGTATGCTTGATTGTCACTCTGCCTGTCTTTGTAAATGATGCCGAGTGAGCAGCAACCAATTACATCCAAAGCTTCCGCTTGTGACTCCAGAGAATGCTTTTTTATTATGTCCGGGAAAATGATGGTTCCTTGATAGATTGTTTGATCAGCAAGCATGCTAGACTTGGATGCGATGCTCTTCTTGATAAAGAACTAGAATTCAAGAAGAGGTTTTGTATGTCATATTACATAGATGAAATATTTCCAAACACTATGTGCAGGTGCACAGCCAAGTAGGAGTGCTTACCATGAAGATGGAAATTATCCATTAATAAAAACAAACAGCACAGTTTCTTAGAATTTTCTCATGCTTGTGATTGAACCCCATTCCATCTGCAGTACCATTGATACATTTGAGTCTTTGCAGATGTTGTCGATGAGGAATGGTCTAAATCTAGATCCCGTATACCTATCTGGAGCATTACAACCTTTGCAAACTTCCCAGATGTGCATGGGATTTGGTGCGGATAATGGCACAGCAATGAACATCGGAGCAGGCATGCTGCCCTTGAACCAAGATTCAGCTGCTCAGAACTCATTTGATATATCAAATAGGTCCGCATCTGCCCATCAATCTATAGTCATTCCCAGTGTAACAAATATCACAAATCCAGAAAATTCCTTCGGGATGGAGCCATCACAGTCTCACCAGGGCTCCTTTCAGTTGCCGGTGTCTGCAGAGGTATGTCCTTTCCAATTTCGTAATTAATATAGGTTCTAATTGAAcccaaaatttaaaaagaaaaacagGCAAAAGTAACTGCAATTGCAAAATTTTGTTGTTGATCATATTACTTGTATTGCTGAAGGAGATATTCACAGAAGACATGGTAGCAAGGCAACAATTAGCGGCAGATCAGACTACAAGGAATCTGCCAGGTAAACCAGTACAGTTTTAAACAGCCATTACACGTGCTCTCCTATTATTTTTGTTTCTGACCTTGCATTCTTTCTGAAAGGGAATGAGATGAAGTGCATGGCCATGGCTTCTTCCCGACATTTCAGTGAGCAATCATCATCATTGGTGCATGATTTGGAGGAATGTGTCATAGGGAGAGAAAGACCAGAAAATATGCCATCCAAGGACCCGGATAACCCGTTACTTGTTCAGCATTTCCATGGGTGAGTTTCAAGCTCTATGTTTACTCAGCCCACTGGTTTTACATAGTTTAGTGTTTTCTGGTTATTCTTTCATGCGCACTATTTTGATCAGCTTACAGACTGGAAGTAGTTTTTCCAGCGCTGATGCAAAGGAAGAACAACAGCATTTTTGAAGCTCACCACAATGGCCTTAGAATGCTTCCCTGGCTGCAAACGACATGATGAAACAAAATATGCTCATCTGTCTCTTGAACTGCGGATGTACTGTTTCTAAATTTAAATTGGACATGCATTTGTATTTCAAAATCACAATCCTTCAGCACCATGCAGCACAAAGTATCGCATGCTGGTGAAGCAATCTATGTCTAttgtaagaaaggaaagaaaaaggtcATCTGTGAAGAATAGATCAATTTGGGATTGAAAATGTACTTGAAGAGCAAGATGAGTACGTTGGCAATGTAGCACTTGATATATCCTTTCAAGGAAAGCCAGGCTTTTTTTTGGGTCGCAGGATTGTTGTGGCTTCCATGATAGGTTGATGTTCATGTTTTAGTGGTGTCCCCACATTTTCTGTTGGGGATCTGGATTTTCCTTGGAGGATCTGGATGATATTCTAGGGACGGTTCTGAGGTGAATGTATGATAATGGCATCTTTGGACATCTGGAGacggttctctctctctctttttaagaTGTAAAGAAGCTTTTGGATGAATATGGCTTAGAAGAAAAGGATGCAGGGCCTTCTCTATTCTTTTTGGTTGTTTGTGGAAGTATGCTTGAGAATGATGAAATTAAGAGTTGCTTCTAGAACATAATTCCTGTTGCATGCACCCTCGCTGGCAAAGTGCAGCCAAGAGCAAACTTTAACCCCTCGAACAGGATATGAAATTTGGACCACACGACTTCGAGAATGGGAAACAATTTACATCAATCAACAGGGGAAATATTCTATGAAACAATTTAGTTGGTCTGTAGGGGGAGGGTCTGGGTTTGCGAGGGAAGAGAGTTTGAAGGACCGGGTTTTGTTGGTGGTAGGGACCGGAACTTTGCATTCTGAAGAAGTTGGGGTACCAAAGGTGATTGAGAAGCTTGAATGGGTAACCCGGGCATAGATCTGTACGCAACTTTATGAGGGTTTTGTGGTCTTCAATGTATAATAATATTCATCTTTCCCCTGCAAATTCTTCACGTAATGGTATCCTGCTATTCATCAATGAATTTAATTCATGTCGTGACAAATAAACAAACTATGAACTGAgaataaaaattgataaattCGATAACCCAACAAATAGGTTTCCACATTGTAACCTCGGTGAATCCATTTCATTCAGAAAGGGCGAAGTTAAAATAATGGATGCGAACAAGAAACCAAGTAGATCAACGAACTACATCTGATAAGAGCATGAAATAAATAATTGATACAAAGATGCAGTTGGgcgccaaaagagtcattcacaaAGACTTTGGGCTGATCAGCTTTGTTGGGGATCTTATAGCAAAACTGATGTCTCAACCACTGATTTGTATCCTCTTGTTGGCCCCTTGCACGCTACTTACTTCTTCCAATAACTTTGCTTGGATTTGGAAACTTAATGTTCCCAAGAGAGTGAAATTCTTTTGGTGGCGTTTGCTTTGGAATCGTCTACCTTGCAATAGTCTACTTCACATGAGGGCCATTCTGACTGATACTCAATGTCATCGTCACTTATATGAGGCAACCGAGCAAGATACCCAACATGTTATATTCTCTTGTTCATTCACAAGAAAGAAGCTGCTGGGCAATCTTGCTTTGCTGGATATTACAGGTTTGAACTTCATATCTTCCACTGTTCCGGACCTTGTCGAACTTAATTTTACAAATCAAGTTGAACATCATCAGCAGGTCTTATTTGCCTCCTTTGCTTTTCAAATTTGGCTTGCCCATAATGATCGAATTTTCCAACAAATTTACACAACTTCACTTCATTTGGTTAGAAATGTCCTAACTGATGCTTTGGACTACACTACCTTTAATTCAGTAATAGCTCTGTCATGGCACTGGGGTGGCTCCTTTCAAGCCTCATCAATCCTTAACAATAACATGGTCTCCTGGTCACCCCCTCCCATTGGAACTATTAAACTTAACTTTGATGCGGCGGTCAATTACCCCAAAGCAGCAGCTGGATATGTTATTAGAGACTCAATGGGCAATCTCCTTCGTGCCAGAGGTCAATtgcttcatcctcttgatgttttGCAAGCTGAGTTAGCTGCGGCTTGGCTAGGATTATCAATTGTTGTTATAGAATATCATGACTTGATGATATATATTGAAGAGGACTCAGCTATGGTAATCAAATGGTTAAAATCTCCTAAAAAACATACAGGTCACAATTCCCCTCTACTGGTTGATAAACATAATTGGCTGAGAACCACTTTGAACTGTAAAGTTTCTCATATGCAACGTACAGGCAACAAAGCAACTGACTATGTGGCTAAGTGGGCATTGGATGGGGATTTTACACTACTTCCAACTGATACTATACCTGATCAATTCAATGTCATTCTGCAGGCTGACAGAGGGGAAATTAATATTGACTTTATTTCTATTTGTAACTGTGGGTATACGGGCCCCAAATCAGGTACCG
Proteins encoded in this region:
- the LOC105052814 gene encoding uncharacterized protein isoform X1, which gives rise to MGDHNSSGVHLNRDVGSSWSFSAPSPFSTSSPSSSSSYSGQHQQGQGFSSLLVHIPPPACSYSSIARTTAVQMPFPPAGSGCSLLQGAGKPLEQDHEARDCESEEGVEVAEEPAKPVPPRGSGSKRSRAAEVHNLSEKRRRSRINEKMKALQNLIPNSNKTDKASMLDEAIEYLKQLQLQVQMLSMRNGLNLDPVYLSGALQPLQTSQMCMGFGADNGTAMNIGAGMLPLNQDSAAQNSFDISNRSASAHQSIVIPSVTNITNPENSFGMEPSQSHQGSFQLPVSAEEIFTEDMVARQQLAADQTTRNLPGNEMKCMAMASSRHFSEQSSSLVHDLEECVIGRERPENMPSKDPDNPLLVQHFHGLQTGSSFSSADAKEEQQHF
- the LOC105052814 gene encoding transcription factor SPATULA isoform X3 → MGDHNSSGVHLNRDVGSSWSFSAPSPFSTSSPSSSSSYSGQHQQGQGFSSLLVHIPPPACSYSSIARTTAVQMPFPPAGSGCSLLQGAGKPLEQDHEARDCESEEGVEVAEEPAKPVPPRGSGSKRSRAAEVHNLSEKRRRSRINEKMKALQNLIPNSNKTDKASMLDEAIEYLKQLQLQVQMLSMRNGLNLDPVYLSGALQPLQTSQMCMGFGADNGTAMNIGAGMLPLNQDSAAQNSFDISNRSASAHQSIVIPSVTNITNPENSFGMEPSQSHQGSFQLPVSAEEIFTEDMVARQQLAADQTTRNLPGNEMKCMAMASSRHFSEQSSSLVHDLEECVIGRERPENMPSKDPDNPLLVQHFHGADAKEEQQHF
- the LOC140852184 gene encoding uncharacterized protein; amino-acid sequence: MQLGAKRVIHKDFGLISFVGDLIAKLMSQPLICILLLAPCTLLTSSNNFAWIWKLNVPKRVKFFWWRLLWNRLPCNSLLHMRAILTDTQCHRHLYEATEQDTQHVIFSCSFTRKKLLGNLALLDITGLNFISSTVPDLVELNFTNQVEHHQQVLFASFAFQIWLAHNDRIFQQIYTTSLHLVRNVLTDALDYTTFNSVIALSWHWGGSFQASSILNNNMVSWSPPPIGTIKLNFDAAVNYPKAAAGYVIRDSMGNLLRARGQLLHPLDVLQAELAAAWLGLSIVVIEYHDLMIYIEEDSAMVIKWLKSPKKHTGHNSPLLVDKHNWLRTTLNCKVSHMQRTGNKATDYVAKWALDGDFTLLPTDTIPDQFNVILQADRGEINIDFISICNCGYTGPKSGTGCPSSLLIEAVLDHLYLPL
- the LOC105052814 gene encoding transcription factor SPATULA isoform X2; amino-acid sequence: MGDHNSSGVHLNRDVGSSWSFSAPSPFSTSSPSSSSSYSGQHQQGQGFSSLLVHIPPPACSYSSIARTTAVQMPFPPAGSGCSLLQGAGKPLEQDHEARDCESEEGVEVAEEPAKPVPPRGSGSKRSRAAEVHNLSEKRRRSRINEKMKALQNLIPNSNKTDKASMLDEAIEYLKQLQLQVQMLSMRNGLNLDPVYLSGALQPLQTSQMCMGFGADNGTAMNIGAGMLPLNQDSAAQNSFDISNRSASAHQSIVIPSVTNITNPENSFGMEPSQSHQGSFQLPVSAEEIFTEDMVARQQLAADQTTRNLPGNEMKCMAMASSRHFSEQSSSLVHDLEECVIGRERPENMPSKDPDNPLLVQHFHGFSSADAKEEQQHF